A region from the Coffea eugenioides isolate CCC68of chromosome 9, Ceug_1.0, whole genome shotgun sequence genome encodes:
- the LOC113783100 gene encoding ATP-dependent Clp protease proteolytic subunit 2, mitochondrial — translation MRTLISRGKLWKIFSTHLGSSSTTTAIGRSTIKGHRRGYSLIPMVIEHSSRGERAYDIFSRLLKERIVCINGPISDDTAHVVVAQLLFLESENPSKPIHMYLNSPGGAVTAGLAIYDTMQYIRSPINTICMGQAASMGSLLLAAGAKGERKSLPNATIMVHQPSGGYSGQAKDMTIHTKQIVRVWDSLNALYAKHTGQPLETIKTLMDRDHFMTPEEAKEFGIIDEVIDQRPVALVTDAVGTEK, via the exons ATGCGGACCCTAATTTCGAGAGGCAAACTGTGGAAAATTTTCTCGACCCATTTGGGTTCTTCTTCTACTACTACTGCTATTGGGAGGTCTACAATTAAGGGTCATCGGCGAGGGTACAGTTTGATTCCGATGGTGATAGAGCATTCCTCAAGAGGGGAAAGAGCTTATGATATTTTCTCACGCCTATTGAAGGAGCGAATCGTTTGCATAAACGGACCCATTTCCGACGACACCGCCCACGTCGTGGTTGCGCAGCTCCTCTTCCTTGAATCCGAAAACCCTTCTAAACCCATCCATATGTACCTCAACTCTCCCGGTGGCGCCGTCACTGCCG GTCTTGCAATCTATGATACAATGCAGTACATCCGCTCTCCCATCAACACTATATGTATGGGTCAAGCTGCTTCAATGGGTTCTCTTCTTTTGGCTGCTGGTGCAAAGGGTGAAAGGAAATCACTCCCTAATGCTACCATTATGGTCCATCAGCCTTCTGGTGGCTATAGTGGACAGGCTAAAGATATGACCATTCACACAAAGCAGATAGTTCGAGTTTGGGATTCTCTGAATGCTTTATATGCAAAGCATACTGGGCAACCTTTAGAAACAATTAAAACACTTATGGACAGGGACCATTTTATGACCCCAGAAGAGGCAAAGGAATTTGGAATAATTGATGAGGTTATAGATCAGAGACCAGTGGCCTTGGTGACTGATGCTGTTGGGACAGAGAAATAA